One genomic window of Rubidibacter lacunae KORDI 51-2 includes the following:
- a CDS encoding NUDIX hydrolase: protein MSLGSEPPKLLKERLFYQGRKFRYEVNTYCLPNGASGDWECIRHPGGALAVPVTPDGQLVLVRQYRFTVKGRLLEFPAGTVEVNEDPAETIRREIEEETGYRAHQWRSLGKFVLCPGYSDEYIYAFLAQQLEKLDLPPAQDEDEDIEVVLMSPQEFEAIVCTGEQNVDAKSIASYFMAKPLLGLS from the coding sequence ATGAGCCTGGGTTCCGAGCCGCCAAAACTGCTCAAAGAGCGCCTGTTCTATCAAGGGCGCAAGTTTCGCTACGAAGTCAACACCTATTGCTTGCCCAATGGCGCAAGCGGTGACTGGGAGTGCATTCGGCATCCCGGTGGAGCGCTAGCAGTCCCCGTGACGCCTGACGGACAGCTCGTATTGGTGCGGCAATATCGCTTCACGGTCAAGGGACGATTGTTGGAATTCCCTGCAGGTACCGTCGAAGTCAACGAAGACCCTGCCGAGACAATCCGCCGCGAAATCGAAGAAGAAACCGGCTACCGCGCCCATCAATGGCGATCGCTCGGCAAATTCGTCCTCTGCCCAGGCTACTCTGACGAGTACATCTACGCCTTCCTAGCCCAGCAACTCGAAAAACTCGACCTGCCGCCCGCCCAAGACGAAGACGAAGATATCGAAGTCGTGCTGATGTCGCCCCAGGAGTTCGAAGCAATCGTCTGTACCGGCGAACAAAACGTCGACGCAAAATCTATCGCCAGCTACTTTATGGCGAAACCGCTCTTGGGGCTAAGCTGA
- a CDS encoding FAD-binding domain-containing protein, translated as MSDSILFWHRRDLRTCDNAGLTAARELSAKTIGVFCLDPQILERDDIAPARVKYMLGCLQELQQSYKFSGSQLLVLHAPPVQAIPQLADALGARAVVWNSDVEPYARDRDECVRVALKEKGIAVRNCWDQLLHAPGEIRTKSGNDPYTVYTPFWKSWRQQAKASPFADLDHAEGLSDREQEIARDCGAIALPTTEDLGFNWEGDLPIAPGTRAAHDRLEAFRATALDEYDEQRNLPAVDGTSRLSAALKFGAIGIRTVWEVAAESLSQARSDETRSNINAWQQELAWREFYQHALYFFPNLADGPYREPFNHFPWDDDRDRFQAWCEGKTGYPIVDAAMRQLNATGWMHNRCRMIVASFLTKDLILDWRWGEKYFMQRLVDGDLAANNGGWQWSASSGMDPKPLRIFNPYTQAQKFDADGEYIRTWLPELSSLDTGQLLSGTISQYERDRCGYPMPIVDHKQQQNEFKQRYKAIKN; from the coding sequence ATGTCCGACTCGATCCTCTTCTGGCACCGCCGCGATCTCCGTACCTGTGACAACGCCGGACTGACTGCTGCCCGCGAATTGAGTGCGAAAACCATCGGCGTGTTTTGCCTCGATCCGCAGATTCTAGAGCGCGACGACATCGCCCCCGCACGGGTCAAGTACATGCTCGGTTGCTTGCAAGAGCTGCAACAAAGCTACAAGTTTTCCGGCAGCCAACTGCTCGTACTGCACGCCCCCCCCGTACAGGCAATTCCCCAATTGGCCGACGCCTTGGGCGCGCGCGCGGTGGTGTGGAATTCGGACGTGGAACCGTATGCGAGGGATCGCGACGAATGCGTCCGAGTTGCCCTCAAAGAAAAAGGTATCGCCGTCCGCAATTGTTGGGATCAACTGCTCCACGCACCGGGTGAAATTCGCACCAAATCTGGCAACGATCCCTACACGGTCTACACGCCGTTTTGGAAAAGCTGGCGGCAACAAGCAAAAGCCTCTCCATTTGCCGACTTAGACCATGCCGAGGGCTTGAGCGATCGCGAGCAAGAGATTGCTAGAGACTGTGGCGCGATCGCGCTCCCAACTACTGAAGATCTAGGCTTTAACTGGGAAGGCGACCTGCCGATCGCGCCCGGAACTCGGGCAGCACACGATCGCCTCGAAGCGTTCCGGGCAACAGCTTTAGACGAGTACGACGAGCAACGCAACCTGCCGGCAGTTGACGGCACATCTCGTTTAAGTGCGGCCTTGAAATTTGGGGCGATCGGGATACGAACGGTTTGGGAAGTTGCCGCAGAAAGCCTGAGTCAAGCGCGCAGCGACGAGACGCGATCGAACATTAATGCGTGGCAACAAGAACTAGCCTGGCGCGAGTTCTATCAACACGCCCTGTACTTCTTTCCAAATCTTGCCGACGGACCCTATCGCGAACCGTTCAACCACTTTCCCTGGGACGACGATCGCGATCGCTTCCAAGCCTGGTGCGAAGGTAAAACCGGCTACCCGATAGTCGATGCCGCCATGCGGCAACTCAATGCTACGGGTTGGATGCACAACCGCTGCCGGATGATCGTCGCCAGCTTCTTGACTAAAGACCTCATTCTCGACTGGCGCTGGGGTGAGAAATACTTCATGCAACGCCTTGTTGATGGCGATCTGGCTGCTAACAATGGCGGCTGGCAATGGAGCGCCTCCAGCGGGATGGATCCGAAACCGCTGCGGATCTTCAATCCCTATACCCAGGCCCAGAAATTCGATGCTGACGGCGAGTATATTCGCACGTGGTTGCCGGAACTCAGCTCGCTCGACACCGGACAGTTGCTATCCGGAACGATCTCTCAATACGAACGCGATCGCTGCGGATACCCGATGCCTATCGTCGATCACAAGCAGCAACAAAACGAATTCAAGCAACGCTATAAAGCCATCAAGAACTAA
- a CDS encoding Fe2+-dependent dioxygenase, whose protein sequence is MILCIGNVLSGEELQQIVGQLDKETFVDGKLTAGWHAKLVKNNTQLKSDTESARGAIDSVSRAIARNNVFQMAARPKIVRPPLIARYAPGMSYGSHVDNTIMSGPNGPMRTDISVTLFLNEPSEYAGGELVIEDSRGQQAFKLPAGSMAIYPSTNLHRVEELTEGVRLVAVTWVQSLVRDANDREVLFELDTVRQSLFKQSGKTRDFDILSKAFANLMRKWAEV, encoded by the coding sequence ATGATTCTCTGCATCGGGAATGTTCTCAGCGGCGAGGAGCTGCAACAAATCGTCGGCCAGCTCGACAAGGAAACCTTTGTCGATGGCAAGTTGACAGCAGGCTGGCATGCCAAGCTGGTCAAAAACAACACGCAGCTCAAAAGCGACACCGAATCAGCGCGAGGTGCGATCGATTCGGTGTCGCGGGCGATCGCTCGCAACAACGTGTTTCAGATGGCCGCGCGGCCGAAGATAGTGCGGCCGCCGCTGATCGCTCGCTACGCCCCGGGTATGTCCTACGGCAGTCATGTAGACAACACGATCATGAGCGGACCCAATGGTCCGATGCGAACGGATATTTCGGTAACGCTGTTTCTGAACGAACCGTCTGAGTATGCAGGTGGGGAATTGGTTATCGAAGACTCGCGCGGACAACAGGCGTTCAAGCTACCGGCAGGGTCGATGGCGATCTATCCATCGACCAACTTGCACCGGGTTGAAGAATTAACCGAGGGCGTGCGCTTAGTGGCGGTGACGTGGGTACAAAGTTTGGTGCGGGACGCGAACGATCGCGAGGTGCTGTTCGAATTGGACACGGTGCGGCAGTCGTTGTTCAAGCAGTCGGGCAAGACCCGGGATTTCGATATTCTCAGCAAGGCGTTTGCGAACTTAATGCGCAAATGGGCGGAAGTTTGA
- a CDS encoding Fe(3+) ABC transporter substrate-binding protein yields MSKLTRRAFLGGSTAVAAIAAGQVSRVRPSLAQANAINLYSSRHYDTDARLYEDFTLQTGIRVNLLEGKADELIERIRSEGRNSPADLLFTVDAARLWRAEQAGIFASVSSEILDKSIPSNLRHPEGLWFSLTKRARVVVHNTSVDPSQLSTYEDLAAPQWQGRLAVRSSGNVYNQSLVASLVEHLGESATEDWCRGIVANMAFPPRGGDMDQIKAAASGRAQLALANTYYLSRFAPGRAAANADVFDRVKVFFPNQQDRGTHVNVSGGGVTKTAPNREGAIRFLEYLVSPSAQAIFAQGNSEYPVVPNVPLDPVVARFGDFKEDPVNVAILGRNNPSAVQIMNRAGWR; encoded by the coding sequence ATGAGCAAACTGACGCGACGGGCATTTTTGGGGGGAAGTACGGCAGTCGCAGCGATCGCGGCTGGTCAGGTGAGTCGCGTTCGTCCGAGCCTGGCGCAAGCCAATGCCATCAATCTTTATTCCTCGCGCCATTACGATACCGACGCTCGTCTGTACGAGGATTTCACCCTCCAGACCGGCATTCGAGTCAACCTTTTAGAAGGAAAAGCCGACGAACTAATCGAACGTATCCGCAGTGAAGGTCGCAACAGCCCCGCCGATCTACTCTTCACCGTCGATGCCGCACGACTCTGGCGCGCCGAGCAAGCAGGGATCTTCGCGTCAGTCTCCTCGGAAATCCTAGATAAGAGCATCCCCAGCAATCTGCGCCATCCAGAAGGACTGTGGTTCAGCCTTACGAAGCGGGCCCGGGTAGTAGTACACAACACCAGTGTCGATCCGTCGCAACTATCGACTTACGAAGACTTAGCTGCACCGCAATGGCAGGGCAGGCTGGCCGTCCGCTCATCTGGCAATGTCTACAACCAGTCCCTGGTTGCCTCGCTAGTCGAGCACTTGGGCGAGAGCGCCACGGAAGACTGGTGCCGAGGCATTGTTGCGAACATGGCCTTTCCACCGCGCGGGGGCGACATGGATCAAATCAAAGCGGCGGCGTCCGGACGCGCTCAACTGGCATTGGCCAACACCTACTACCTGTCGCGGTTCGCACCGGGGCGGGCAGCCGCCAATGCGGACGTGTTCGATCGTGTTAAGGTTTTCTTCCCGAACCAGCAGGACCGAGGCACCCATGTCAATGTCAGCGGTGGTGGTGTGACTAAAACTGCCCCCAACCGCGAGGGCGCGATACGTTTTCTGGAGTACCTCGTCAGCCCATCTGCCCAAGCCATCTTCGCTCAAGGCAACAGCGAGTACCCAGTCGTGCCCAACGTGCCGCTCGACCCAGTCGTAGCCCGCTTTGGCGACTTCAAGGAAGATCCGGTCAACGTCGCCATCCTCGGTCGCAACAACCCATCTGCTGTGCAAATCATGAACCGCGCGGGATGGCGCTAA
- a CDS encoding NAD(+) kinase: MPKVGIIYNDIKPVACRVAKELQDKLVARGCKVVVTTGFGGILGYSCPESPVCLTRIDRLVPPGFDDSIDFAIVLGGDGTVLAAFRQIAPCNIPLLTVNTGHMGFLTEIYLSQLHHALEQVLAGDYRVEERTMIVVRLFRQDILRWEALSLNELVLHREPMTSMCHFEVAVGNHAPVDIAADGVIVSTPTGSTAYSLSAGGPVLTPDVPVLQLAPICPHSLASRALVFSELSPVTIDPATPHPLVMVVDGNGGSYVMPEDRVCLEKAPYSANFIRLQPPEFFRVLREKLGWGLPHIAKPTSVELP, translated from the coding sequence GTGCCCAAAGTCGGCATTATTTACAACGACATCAAACCCGTTGCCTGTCGGGTTGCCAAAGAACTGCAAGACAAGCTCGTTGCGCGCGGTTGCAAGGTGGTTGTTACCACTGGCTTTGGGGGGATCCTCGGTTACTCGTGCCCCGAAAGTCCGGTGTGTTTGACGCGCATCGATCGGCTCGTGCCGCCCGGCTTCGACGACAGCATCGACTTCGCAATCGTCCTCGGCGGCGACGGAACTGTTTTGGCTGCATTCCGCCAAATCGCGCCTTGTAACATTCCGTTACTCACGGTAAATACCGGGCACATGGGCTTCCTCACCGAAATTTATCTTAGCCAGCTCCATCACGCCCTCGAACAAGTACTTGCAGGCGACTACCGCGTTGAAGAACGCACGATGATTGTCGTTCGTCTCTTCCGCCAAGACATTCTGCGTTGGGAAGCTCTGTCGCTCAACGAACTGGTGTTGCATCGCGAGCCGATGACGAGTATGTGCCACTTCGAGGTTGCGGTAGGCAATCATGCCCCTGTAGACATTGCTGCCGATGGCGTCATTGTTTCGACGCCGACGGGCTCGACGGCATACTCGCTGAGTGCGGGGGGTCCGGTTCTGACACCCGATGTACCGGTATTGCAACTTGCGCCAATTTGTCCGCATTCGTTAGCGTCGCGGGCGCTAGTATTTTCCGAGTTGTCTCCAGTTACGATCGACCCGGCAACCCCGCATCCGTTGGTTATGGTGGTCGATGGCAACGGCGGCAGCTACGTCATGCCTGAAGATCGGGTCTGTTTGGAGAAAGCACCCTATTCAGCTAATTTCATTCGCCTTCAGCCGCCGGAGTTCTTCCGCGTGTTGCGGGAGAAACTCGGTTGGGGTCTGCCGCATATTGCAAAGCCGACGTCCGTCGAGTTGCCCTAA
- a CDS encoding COP23 domain-containing protein, which produces MHALHAKIVTAATFSLALGTVAHTEAASGLTLGDLDDTFAALTQVAQVVTGDDRTPPVEIEEDVVVETEDDPDVTTTAANGDRRFVCMFDRGQYSVMYQPSGQGRAYPWATPRQLGGGWSPQRRCEEISNRLESYRPDGLLELRAGVENGYDTVCATTQDVPGCRIVFTVPPGQDPLNTRDRVFDNLIAADEGRQTVGINTFAGSGGGSFGDFGSLFGRPQRQPSAGITLTPFLSPEDGGTGTRLQSGLPQGAPPASVVTPAEPTPATQPQRGRLNPDNFF; this is translated from the coding sequence ATGCACGCACTTCACGCCAAGATCGTCACTGCAGCTACCTTTAGCCTGGCACTCGGGACTGTCGCCCATACTGAAGCCGCGTCGGGTTTGACGCTCGGCGACCTCGATGACACCTTTGCTGCCCTTACCCAAGTCGCTCAAGTCGTCACTGGCGACGACCGTACGCCCCCGGTCGAGATTGAAGAAGATGTGGTTGTTGAGACCGAAGACGATCCGGATGTGACAACCACTGCAGCTAATGGCGATCGCCGCTTCGTGTGTATGTTCGACCGCGGACAGTATTCGGTGATGTACCAACCCTCGGGACAAGGCCGTGCGTATCCATGGGCAACGCCTCGTCAACTTGGCGGCGGCTGGTCGCCGCAGCGTCGTTGCGAAGAGATTAGCAACCGGCTTGAAAGCTACCGTCCCGATGGATTGTTGGAGTTGCGTGCTGGAGTCGAGAACGGTTACGACACGGTGTGTGCCACGACCCAGGACGTTCCGGGCTGCCGGATTGTTTTTACCGTCCCGCCCGGACAGGACCCACTCAACACACGCGATCGCGTCTTCGACAATCTGATTGCTGCCGATGAAGGACGACAAACCGTTGGCATTAACACCTTCGCTGGGTCTGGCGGCGGGTCGTTCGGCGATTTCGGCAGTCTTTTCGGCCGGCCGCAACGCCAGCCATCAGCTGGGATTACTCTCACGCCGTTTCTCTCACCTGAAGATGGCGGCACGGGCACGCGCTTGCAGTCCGGACTTCCGCAAGGAGCACCGCCGGCATCAGTGGTAACACCAGCAGAGCCAACGCCGGCGACTCAACCGCAACGCGGTCGTCTCAATCCGGACAACTTTTTCTAG
- a CDS encoding histidine kinase, protein MQIPDDNRVTAHQTSSLPVPLQLLLFVDERSRTQEPMRRIQNYLLRLQQDNAFGLQVIGVEKQPHLAEHYRIVATPSLVRIWPPPRQTLAGLNLLSQLESCWDTWLQAAWDHRDEDDPETERGALLGSVKRSAEWIRLSDEIFRLQRENEELVEQLRFKDQILAMLAHDLRNPLTAAAIAFETLELAEKNGSDTDSNGTNDASRSRQLLQRQIYKQAQNQFRIMNRMIADILETAKGKSAGLQIQPQRVYLQHLCEDVLQQFDSAFRAKSLNVHRDIPQDLPAAYADEELTRQVLVNLLDNAVKYTPESGEVYLSALHRTTQKIQVSVCDSGPGIPSENQDHIFEGHVRLERDVAKDGYGLGLSLCRQVVRAHYGRIWVDSAPDRGGSCFHFTLPTYQGRPGAS, encoded by the coding sequence GTGCAGATCCCAGACGATAACCGAGTCACCGCCCACCAGACTTCCTCGTTGCCCGTGCCGCTTCAGCTCCTGCTGTTCGTTGACGAGCGCTCCCGTACCCAGGAGCCCATGCGTCGGATCCAGAATTATCTCCTCAGATTGCAGCAGGATAATGCCTTCGGGCTGCAGGTCATTGGCGTCGAGAAACAACCGCATCTGGCCGAGCACTACCGGATCGTTGCAACGCCATCGCTAGTTCGCATTTGGCCGCCACCCCGCCAAACCTTAGCCGGGTTGAACTTACTGTCCCAGCTCGAAAGCTGCTGGGATACTTGGCTGCAGGCAGCATGGGACCATCGCGACGAGGACGATCCCGAGACCGAGCGCGGCGCGTTGCTCGGTTCGGTCAAGCGCTCTGCGGAGTGGATTCGCCTGTCGGACGAGATTTTCCGTCTACAGCGCGAAAATGAAGAGCTCGTCGAGCAATTGCGCTTTAAAGATCAAATCTTGGCAATGCTCGCCCACGACTTGCGCAATCCGTTAACTGCTGCCGCGATCGCCTTCGAAACTCTCGAGCTCGCCGAGAAAAACGGGAGCGACACCGACAGCAACGGCACGAACGATGCCTCGCGATCGCGGCAGTTGCTACAGCGGCAGATTTACAAGCAGGCGCAGAATCAGTTCCGCATCATGAACCGCATGATCGCCGACATCTTGGAAACAGCTAAGGGCAAAAGTGCGGGACTGCAAATCCAGCCGCAGAGAGTGTACTTGCAGCATCTCTGTGAGGACGTACTGCAACAGTTCGACAGTGCGTTTCGGGCAAAATCTCTGAACGTGCACCGAGATATTCCACAGGATTTGCCCGCCGCTTACGCGGATGAAGAGTTGACGCGCCAAGTCTTGGTCAACTTACTGGACAACGCTGTTAAATACACGCCGGAGAGTGGGGAGGTGTATCTGTCGGCTCTGCACCGCACGACCCAAAAGATCCAAGTCAGCGTCTGCGACAGCGGACCTGGGATTCCTTCCGAGAATCAGGACCATATTTTTGAAGGGCACGTGCGTTTGGAACGCGACGTTGCTAAAGATGGCTACGGCTTGGGGCTGTCGCTCTGCCGTCAGGTCGTCCGCGCTCACTACGGCCGGATTTGGGTCGATAGCGCGCCCGATCGCGGCGGGAGCTGTTTCCATTTCACGCTGCCGACTTACCAGGGACGACCGGGAGCGAGCTAG
- a CDS encoding PHP domain-containing protein, producing the protein MSATSTIQSRFLSTGSLGDPLAADALRRAWATVDADSCPRQYNFHLHTVCSDGKLEPEVLIEQAIELGLAGLAITDHHRVSGFGRAWQRLQQIARACPQRSLPHLWSGVEINGWLDGTEVHLLGYAFDPDCRLLSRYLQGSAVPVVQAVEVINALHEAGGMVVLAHPARYGRSVTELIPAAARLGVDGVETYYAYKNPIPWQPSPMQTRVVRELSATYGLFDTCGTDTHGPSLLSRL; encoded by the coding sequence ATGAGTGCAACGAGTACGATCCAGTCCCGTTTCTTATCTACAGGTTCTTTAGGCGATCCGCTGGCTGCGGATGCCCTGCGGCGAGCCTGGGCGACGGTTGACGCCGACAGTTGCCCCCGGCAGTACAACTTTCACCTGCATACGGTTTGCTCTGATGGCAAATTGGAGCCCGAAGTTCTCATCGAGCAGGCAATTGAGCTGGGTTTGGCAGGGTTGGCAATTACCGATCACCACCGGGTTTCCGGTTTCGGGCGGGCATGGCAGCGGCTCCAGCAGATTGCGCGCGCCTGCCCCCAGCGATCGCTACCGCATTTGTGGTCGGGCGTGGAAATCAACGGCTGGTTGGATGGAACGGAAGTCCACCTGCTCGGATATGCGTTCGATCCCGACTGCCGGTTACTATCGCGCTACCTCCAGGGCAGTGCGGTGCCCGTAGTGCAGGCCGTAGAAGTCATCAACGCGCTGCACGAAGCCGGTGGAATGGTCGTGCTAGCGCATCCAGCACGTTACGGTCGGTCGGTGACCGAGTTGATTCCAGCGGCCGCGAGACTGGGGGTCGACGGCGTAGAGACTTACTACGCCTACAAGAATCCTATCCCTTGGCAACCGAGCCCGATGCAGACTCGAGTCGTTCGCGAGTTGAGTGCGACCTACGGCCTGTTCGATACGTGCGGCACGGACACGCACGGTCCGAGCCTGCTGAGCCGACTTTAG